From the genome of Halictus rubicundus isolate RS-2024b chromosome 2, iyHalRubi1_principal, whole genome shotgun sequence, one region includes:
- the Tapas gene encoding tudor domain-containing protein 7 tapas, protein MDKDEVIKNIRACLISSKSGLRLDNLSRDYKILLDENIPFKKLGYSSLVAFLNTVPGIRTSERGGDYFIEALPTSESAHISKLISRQKTTTKKHKKLVNTRHSTPYRPPIAAKRYPRPTRIDTTHMIGRENTVPAMQPTKITIYQNNEKPRYIQCNSGVPPTSPSKRLKERQANAVVPPSQSSNKPKVDPYVKSNEKMVAPVINQKPKTVNNNVGTLPKAKPYNLSERLKVNSTIPSLLNLPTNIPSSLPQPEVLSPLSPRQVLTDGKMSQFHKSPMNTVVNPVVNPLMNPMVNPVMNPLMNPMVNPVMNTAVKPVPPLLNVRRNNVLKAPHSSDPREELKRKAAALSLPEPVYQICPTTIKNAREQAVFAQVKIGPHGFSSYPEEARSEEEAEKLAAKMALLDLTEKYGSPSRLNETKDKHIIYDRVLFIIDAHPNGIFMHQVPIYYKQQYREVLPGNWEQIIEECPAIVLEKGVDNSVILRRYVSSTEKVRMINSSKNDKIHLHPIGPPAPEPLKLPDDDIWLVTVTLIMSTTEIWARLVGEAHSDQFDIMATEMIQYYKKLIPSSKLLPIEVGNYYVVLEDDCWHRVRCIEHNAATGMVTVFFIDLGGEDSFHQSRLQTLDKTFCVLPAQALRLCLSGFEDFSECETILGQIEKCLLERALYVEVISRDKDHNGPYTTVVFQDTHGPDDINLNSELSKQILQDTVAPNLDIEGQVSEVFISHIEPNGDVFVQVQSESMKILVSLLNRLICTGLNAEEVENCKVTEVDISKTYFVSVNNNWYRGKVVSHFHDQLKAFLVDFGKTVSTSKSNLLSLEKLSEILAKYPAQAIKVHLHNVDKSMFNEKMVVKLTELAPHGDSLLVKVVSSKNNVPVVELFKRIQPSNMLVSINNTLALEDELVRSQGDGNNNIKPRKRIERVNSKLAGNEDDEVRSLKPPKISGIGEYFDVHITMAAHPGNFTVQPFDDKHSLESMMTQLQDVCRFYTGPPPSADTVREGKLYAAKHIDGHWYRVCISSIIKENMVSVYFCDFGDVSVLPLNKLQPLKSQFLELPYQAIKARLAGIQPINVDWSVEDSLRFQELVVEKSFVSIVVESKPDGLSPGDTILGLKLINVSTDEDVHIDKLLVDEGRAIFVD, encoded by the exons ATGGACAAAGACgaagtaataaaaaatattcgagCATGTCTGATATCTTCTAAGAGTGGACTTAGACTAGATAACTTGAGTA GGGATTATAAGATCCTTCTTGATGAAAATATACCATTTAAAAAGCTTGGATATTCGTCCCTAGTTGCTTTCCTAAACACTGTTCCTGGTATTCGAACCAGCGAAAGAGGAGGGGATTATTTCATAGAGGCACTGCCTACTTCGGAATCTGCACacatttcaaaattaatttcacgacAAAAGACAACGACTaagaaacataaaaaattg gtGAATACTAGACATTCAACGCCGTATCGTCCGCCTATAGCGGCAAAAAGGTATCCTCGTCCTACAAGAATTGATACTACTCATATGATTGGAAG GGAGAATACAGTCCCCGCAATGCAACCGACAAAAATTACCATTTATCAAAATAATGAAAAGCCAAGATACATTCAATGCAATTCTGGAGTGCCACCAACATCTCCAAGTAAA AGACTGAAAGAAAGACAAGCAAATGCAGTTGTACCACCGAGCCAAAGTTCTAATAAGCCTAAAGTTGATCCCTATGTCAAAAGCAATGAAAAGATGGTAGCACCTGTGATAAATCAAAAACCAAAGACTGTGAATAATAATGTGGGCACTCTTCCTAAAGCAAAACCTTATAATCTGAGTGAAAGGCTTAAAGTTAATTCTACTATACCTTCATTGCTTAATTTACCTACCAATATTCCATCGAGTCTGCCACAACCCGAGGTGTTGTCGCCTCTTTCACCCAGACAAGTTTTAACGGATGGTAAAATGTCGCAATTTCACAAATCTCCGATGAATACAGTGGTGAATCCAGTGGTGAATCCACTGATGAATCCAATGGTGAATCCAGTGATGAATCCACTGATGAATCCAATGGTGAATCCAGTGATGAATACAGCGGTGAAACCAGTG CCACCACTGCTTAATGTCAGAAGGAATAATGTGCTGAAAGCACCACATTCGAGTGATCCACGGGAGGAGTTAAAAAGAAAAGCTGCTGCGTTAAGCCTTCCGGAACCGGTTTATCAAATTTGCCCTACAACAATTAAAAATGCGAGAGAGCAAGCGGTGTTTGCGCAAGTCAag ATTGGACCACATGGATTTTCGAGTTACCCTGAAGAAGCGCGTTCAGAAGAAGAGGCGGAGAAGCTTGCAGCAAAAATGGCTTTGCTTGATCTTACGGAGAAATATGGGTCACCGTCCAGACTCAACGAAACTAAAGATAAACATATAATATATGATcgagttttatttattatagacGCGCACCCAAATGGTATTTTCATGCACCAGGTGCCTATATATTATAAACAGCAATATAGGGAAGTTTTGCCAGGAAACTGGGAGCAAATTATTGAAGAATGTCCAGCGATAGTTTTGGAAAAAGGAGTTGACAACTCGGTGATTTTGCGCAGATACGTTTCGTCTACCGAGAAG GTGAGAATGATAAACTCATCCAAAAATGATAAGATTCATTTGCATCCAATTGGACCTCCTGCTCCCGAACCACTGAAGTTACCAGATGATGATATTTGGCTTGTGACGGTTACGCTCATCATGAGCACTACAGAGATCTGGGCTAGGCTTGTAGGAGAAGCACACAGT GACCAGTTCGATATTATGGCAACAGAAATGATTCAGTATTATAAAAAACTAATACCTTCGAGTAAACTATTGCCAATTGAAGTTGGTAATTACTACGTCGTTTTGGAGGATGATTGCTGGCACAGAGTTCGCTGTATCGAGCATAATGCTGCAACTGGAATGGTTACAGTTTTCTTTATCGATCTAGGAGGCGAGGACAGTTTCCATCAAAGCAGATTACAGACATTAGACAAAACATTTTGCGTGCTTCCGGCTCAG GCACTGAGGCTATGCCTGTCCGGTTTTGAAGACTTCAGCGAGTGTGAAACTATTTTGGGCCAAATTGAAAAATGTCTGCTTGAACGTGCATTGTACGTTGAAGTGATCAGTCGTGATAAAGATCATAACGGACCATACACGACAGTGGTTTTCCAAGATACCCACGGACCAGATGATATCAACTTGAATTCAGAATTGTCTAAACAAATTTTGCAAGACACTGTAGCTCCTAACCTGGACATT GAGGGACAAGTATCAGAAGTATTTATTTCTCACATTGAACCTAACGGCGACGTTTTCGTACAAGTGCAATCTGAGAGTATGAAGATCTTAGTTAGTTTATTAAATCGGTTAATATGTACCGGATTAAATGCAGAGGAGGTAGAAAATTGTAAGGTAACCGAAGTTGACATAAGTAAAACATACTTCGTATCGGTGAACAATAATTGGTACAGAGGGAAAGTTGTGAGTCACTTCCACGATCAATTAAAAGCATTTTTAGTTGATTTTGGAAAAACCGTCAGTACATCGAAGAGCAATCTTCTGTCTTTGGAGAAATTGTCTGAAATTTTAGCAAAATATCCGGCTCAg GCTATAAAGGTGCATCTTCATAATGTTGATAAATCAATGTTTAATGAAAAGATGGTTGTGAAGCTTACAGAGCTTGCCCCGCATGGAGACTCGCTTCTTGTGAAAGTTGTGTCATCAAAAAATAATGTGCCAGTCGTagaattatttaaacgaattcaACCGAGCAACATGCTTGTTTCCATCAATAATACTTTGGCACTCGAGGACGAGTTAGTTAG gtcgCAAGGTGATGGAAATAACAATATAAAACCAAGGAAACGCATTGAACGTGTCAATTCAAAACTCGCTGGAAACGAGGATGACGAAGTCAGGTCTTTAAAGCCACCAAAAATATCGGGAATTGGCGAGTATTTCGATGTACACATAACAATGGCGGCACATCCTGGAAATTTTACTGTCCAGCCGTTCGACGATAAGCATTCCTTAGAA TCTATGATGACACAACTACAAGATGTTTGTAGATTCTACACAGGCCCTCCTCCATCTGCAGACACAGTGAGGGAAGGCAAGCTTTATGCTGCTAAACATATTGATGGCCATTGGTATAG GGTATGTATTTCGAGTATAATCAAAGAAAATATGGTTAGCGTTTATTTTTGTGATTTTGGAGATGTGTCGGTACTGCCGCTAAATAAGTTGCAACCTCTGAAAAGTCAGTTCTTAGAACTGCCTTATCAAGCTATTAAAGCAAGGCTTGCTG GCATACAACCAATTAACGTTGACTGGTCTGTCGAGGACAGTTTAAGGTTTCAAGAATTGGTCGTGGAAAAGAGTTTTGTCTCTATAGTTGTCGAATCGAAGCCGGACGGGCTTTCTCCGGGTGACACAATATTGGGTTTGAAGTTAATAAACGTTAGCACAGACGAGGACGTTCACATTGATAAGCTCTTAGTCGATGAAGGTCGGGCTATATTCGTGGACTAA
- the LOC143365280 gene encoding cytochrome b-c1 complex subunit 7, with product MTFLKTLTSNVALRKWAYNTAGFRKYGLRRDDILHEYPEVEEAIRRLPKRIQEERIFRLVRAAQLEGIHRILPEEQWTKFEEDELYLTPLVDEVKREKAERERYDAM from the exons atgacaTTTCTTAAGACTTTGACAT CTAATGTAGCTCTTCGAAAATGGGCATATAATACAGCTGGATTTAGGAAGTATG GTTTGAGGAGAGACGATATTCTCCATGAATATCCTGAAGTCGAAGAAGCAATACGACGACTACCCAAACGTATACAAGAAGAACGTATATTCCGCCTTGTCAGGGCAGCACAATTAGAAGGCATACATAGAATTTTACCAGAAGAGCAATGGACTAAATTTGAAGAG GACGAGTTGTACCTCACCCCATTAGTAGATGAAGTAAAAAGGGAGAAAGCAGAAAGAGAAAGATACGATGCTATGtga
- the Pabp gene encoding poly(A) binding protein has product MNPGAPNYPMASLYVGDLHGDITEAMLFEKFSSAGPVLSIRVCRDMITRRSLGYAYVNFQQPADAERALDTMNFDMIKGRPIRIMWSQRDPSLRKSGVGNVFIKNLDKNIDNKAMYDTFSAFGNILSCKVAQDESGVSKGYGFVHFETEEAANKSIDKVNGMLLNGKKVYVGKFIPRKEREKELGEKAKLFTNVYVKNFGEDMTDDKLKEMFEKYGTITSHKVMIKDDGKSRGFGFVAFEDPDAAERAVLELNGKEIAEGKCMYVGRAQKKAERQQELKRKFEQLKIERLTRYQGVNLYVKNLDDSIDDERLRKEFAPFGTITSAKVMLEEGRSKGFGFVCFSAPEEATKAVTEMNGRIIVTKPLYVALAQRKEDRKAHLASQYMQRLANMRMQQMGQMFQPGGAGNYFVPTIPQPQRFYGPQMAQIRATPRWPAQPNQVRPNAQTGSSGFATMQGPFRTAPRAPAAQASTMRNTLSARPITGQQTVVGANMQSRSMAGPAAVGVSAPNRPPNYKYTSNMRNPPQAMAIPAPTPVQQAVHIQGQEPLTATMLAAAPPQEQKQMLGERLFPLIQCMYPQLTGKITGMLLEIDNSELLHMLEHNESLKAKVEEAVAVLQAHQAKQAVASKKE; this is encoded by the exons ATGAATCCGGGAGCTCCGAATTATCCGATGGCCTCACTTTACGTGGGAGACCTGCATGGTGATATCACCGAGGCGATGCTTTTCGAGAAGTTTTCATCGGCTGGGCCTGTACTCTCGATACGCGTCTGCCGTGATATGATTACCCGACGTTCCCTTGGTTATGCTTATGTCAACTTTCAGCAACCGGCTGACG CCGAACGTGCATTGGACACTATGAATTTTGATATGATAAAGGGACGGCCTATACGTATTATGTGGTCTCAACGTGATCCCTCCCTTCGAAAATCTGGTGTTGGAAATGTATTCATCAAAAATTTAGATAAAAACATAGACAATAAAGCAATGTACGACACGTTCTCTGCTTTTGGTAACATACTTAGTTGCAAAGTGGCTCAGGATGAATCCGGTGTTTCTAAAGGTTATGGTTTTGTTCATTTTGAAACCGAAGAGGCAGCAaataaatcaattgataaaGTCAATGGCATGTTGTTAAATGGAAAAAAG gTGTACGTTGGTAAGTTCATACCGCGCAAGGAACGCGAAAAGGAACTGGGAGAAAAAGCCAAGCTTTTTACCAATGTTTACGTAAAAAACTTCGGGGAAGACATGACAGATGACAAACtgaaagaaatgtttgaaaaatatgggACCATCACCAGTCACAAAGTCATGATTAAAGATGATGGCAAATCTCGAGGCTTTGGCTTTGTAGCTTTTGAGGATCCAGACGCTGCTGAACGAGCAGTACTTGAATTAAACGGAAAAGAGATTGCCGAAGGGAAGTGTATGTATGTTGGACGGGCGCAAAAGAAAGCGGAACGTCAGCAGGAACTTAAACGGAAGTTCGAGCAATTGAAGATAGAACGGTTAACACGTTACCAGGGTGTAAATCTTTACGTAAAGAATCTGGACGATAGCATAGATGATGAACGATTGCGAAAAGAATTTGCACCGTTTGGAACAATTACGTCCGCGAAGGTGATGTTAGAGGAGGGACGTAGCAAGGGCTTCGGATTTGTCTGTTTCTCAGCCCCAGAGGAAGCTACCAAAGCCGTAACAGAAATGAACGGTCGCATAATAGTTACTAAACCGTTATACGTTGCACTGGCTCAGCGTAAAGAAGATCGTAAAGCGCATCTCGCTTCACAGTATATGCAACGCTTGGCGAACATGCGTATGCAACAAATGGGTCAAATGTTTCAGCCGGGCGGTGCTGGAAACTACTTTGTTCCCACTATACCACAGCCCCAAAGATTCTATGGACCACAGATGGCACAGATCCGTGCTACGCCACGCTGGCCGGCGCAACCGAATCAAGTACGGCCCAATGCACAAACTGGTAGTTCCGGTTTTGCTACGATGCAAGGTCCGTTTAGAACGGCACCACGTGCTCCTGCTGCGCAAGCTAGTACTATGCGCAATACTTTGTCTGCTCGACCAATTACag GTCAACAAACGGTGGTCGGTGCAAACATGCAAAGCCGTTCTATGGCCGGTCCAGCAGCAGTGGGAGTTTCAGCTCCGAACCGTCCGCCAAATTACAAATACACTTCGAACATGCGCAATCCACCTCAAGCAATGGCAATCCCTGCTCCTACTCCAGTTCAGCAAGCTGTTCATATTCAAGGCCAAGAACCTTTGACTGCCACGATGTTGGCAGCTGCTCCACCACAAGAGCAGAAACAAATGTTAGGAGAGCGTCTTTTCCCGTTGATTCAATGTATGTATCCGCAACTTACTGGAAAGATCACTGGAATGTTGTTGGAAATCGACAACTCAGAGCTCCTGCATATGTTGGAGCACAACGAGTCGCTGAAAGCCAAGGTTGAGGAGGCCGTAGCTGTACTGCAGGCTCATCAGGCCAAACAGGCTGTGGCTTCTAAAAAAGAGTAA